In Bacteroidales bacterium, the sequence TCAATGATTATAGTGCTGACGCTGCACTTTTTAATTTATAATTTTATTCTGAATTTTGAGGTAAATCCTTCTCTTTTTTCGCCTGAGTATTTTTAAATGTGTATTTACTTTGAAAATAATAGCTTATGAAAACAGTTAGAGTTGAAATCATAATATTTGAGATTGAAGGGTAGATATGTAATACTTCAACAAAAAATTTCAATCCTAAATAACAAATTAGCAAATTGAGCAAAATCACTATTAAATATCTATAAAGTTGCTTTTTTCCTCTCAAGTCAGAAAGCGTAAAAGTAACGTATTTTTGCAATAAAAAGCCAGAGAAAAATATAATTGGAAACTTCAAAATTAATGTTGCAACATGTGAGCTAAGCGTAACAAAGCCTAAATTCAACATTTGCTTATTCATAATAAAATTGAAAATAAAAAAATATAAAACCCAGTCAAACAGCAAATTAGCAGAGCCAGTAACGCCATAATAGAAAAACTGCCTTGACATATATTTTCTAAAAGGCGGATAAAAAAAATCTATTATCTTTCTAATCCATGCACCAATCGCTGTAAATAAAGCTCTCATCAAAAAAAAACATTGTTATAACTCGCAAAGTTACAAATTCTATTGTAAAATCGTTCTAATTAATATTTTTTTTGTAATTTTGCATAATTAATTACTGGGGCTGTATGGTTTTGACAGCAGTTGTGGTGGTTAAGTAAGCATGTCGGAGGTTGTGCGCTAACTCCGTAAAAACAACGTACAAATTTATAATAAATGGCAACGAATCATCGTTCGCATTGGCTGCTTAAACGGAAGGTTTAAGCCCCAATTGTTTCCTCTGAAGCGCAGTTCGGTCGCGTCAGAATCGAAACACCGGAAATACCGAAATCGCATTATAGCTCGCCTTTGGCTATGTGTTAAATTTTAAAAGGATAAGGTATATCAAGGTTCAGATTTCTTCCATTATATACTCGAAAACCAATAGAAAACTAAGCATGTAGAAAGCTTCTCTGTCCACTGTTTGGACGCGGGTTCGAAACCCGCCAGCTCCACAAAATGTTTTTTCATTCACTATAAGAACTATAGCTTCCCATAAATTTAACATCATCTAATTGCCTAATTTTTATTTATAGATAACAGCAATTTTTTTGCAAAAAAAATCAGGCAACTTTTAATAGTTGCCTGAAATAATTAAAATCTACTCGTTGTCAAAAAGGCTAGTTTGCTCTGTAGCTTCTTTTTTTGGCTTAGCTTCAGTCTTTTTAGCTTTGGTTTCCTTTACAGGAGCTTCGGCTTTAACTTCTTTAACTTCAGGTTTTGCTTCAGATTTAACTTCAGGTTTAGTAGTAGTTTTTTTCACTTTTACTGCTTTTTCTTCTTCATTTTTTACTGAAGCAACTGTAGATTTAGCCACTTTACGAGTACGGTTTTTACCATAAGTTCCGCGATGAATTTTACCGCGTTTTGTCTTCATATCTCCTTTTCCCATAATATATTATTTTATACAAATGATTTTAATACAAACTTAAAGAAAATTTTTTAATTAATATTATAAAAAATCTATTCATCTTTAGTCTTTTTCTTTGCTGGACTTTTTTTACTTTTTGCCTTTTTCAGCACTTGCAGATTTTTTATTAGTAGTAGTTGCTTTTTTCTTTGCGGTTGTAGTTTTTTCTTTAGTTGCAGCAGCACTCTTTTCTTTAGTAGCAGCAGTTGTTTTCTTAGGTGCTGTAGTTGCTGCAGTTGCTGCTTTTGTAGAAGCTACTTTTTTCTTTGTAGTTGTAGTTTTTTCTTTAGTTGCTGCAGTTGTTTTCTTAGATGCTGTAGTTGCTTCTTTAGTAGTTGCAGCCGTCTTTTTCTTTGTAGTAGTTGTTGTTTTCTTTGCAGTAGTCGCTTTTTTCTTAGGAGTTGCTTTTTCAGCAGTAATTTTTACAGTTTCCACTTCGCTTGCAGCCTTTGTTTTATTAAAAAATGAATATTTACTCAGCCTCAAAATAAAATCGCTGATAACATTCATATAATTTATATAAGCATCATAAGGGGTGCCATAAGGATTGAAATATTTATGCACATCTCCGTCTGCAAACCATTTTGTGCACATATAATAAAAATGGTCACTAGTTTGAAGCTTTTGCCAATCGTCAATTAAAGAATTTAATTCCTTAACATTAATATTTTGAGGATAATTATTTTCTATGCTAATGCTTTCCAAGTTTTTAACATAAGAAGTAATAGAGTTTATTTTTTCATATAAACTATATAAGGTATCAAAAGCGTCATCTTGGAGGTCGTTTCCGAGCCATGCGGTTAAATCTCGTTCTTCGTCAGCCCAAGAAATAGGATAAGGAACATGAACAGAAGCAATTGGTTGCAAAGAATTAGCAACTTCTGTAGGCGTAACAAAGCTAAAATTACTATTTGCAAACACAGTTCTAGGCAAAGCTCTCATAAAATCGAAGATTCCTGTCTCAGGCCATTGATGCTCTCCAAAAGTTTCATAATCCATAAATAGGTTTACAACTTCTTCTTTATGGTCAATTTGGTTAAGCCAATCAACGTATTTTTCAGCTGTCAGCGGCCAGCCTTCCCAACTCCGCTGAGAAAATCTAAAAGCAATATCATCGCTTAATCTAAAATTTTTCAATAGCAGCTTTAGTTTTGGATTTTGAGCGCTACAATATAAATAATTAGGACTTTTCCAGCCTAAAACATGTTTTGCACCTTCAGTAAGCATAGTATCAAAGCCCATTCTATAAACCATATCGCCAATATCATTAGAATAAATAAGCTCTGTGTTTCTAAATGCTGTACTTTTATACCCTATTAAATCGTTTAGCAACTGTTGCTGCCTTCTAACTTGAGTAACAAATTCTTCTTCATTTTTCAATGATGCTAAAGAATGGGCATAAGTTTCTGCTAAAAATTCCACACAGCCTGTGTTTGCTAATTCTTTGAAGCTATCAATAACTTCAGGAGCATATTTTGAAAATTGCTCAAGAGCAACTCCAGAAATAGAAAATGAAACTTTAAATCTATAGCCGAATTCGTTAATCAAATCCAACAATAATTTATTCATTGGGAGGTAACATTTATCAGCAACACGCCTTAAAATATATCTATTTTGATAATCATCGTAATAATTATGATTTTTTCCAATTTCAAAAAAGCGATAATTCCGCAATCTGAATGGCTGGTGCACTTGAAAATAAAAACATATTGATCTCATAAAAAAAACCTCCCTCTATACTAATTGTTTATAAACATTCAAAACCGAAGCTGCTGCATTATCCCATTTAATTTCTTCAACTTCTTTATATCCATATTTTAAAAACATTTTTGAAAGAGCAGGATAATTTAATATCCCATAAATACTATCTGCCATAGCATCAACATCCCAAAAGTCAATTTTAATGGCATGTTTAAGAACTTCTGCCACACCGGATTGCTTTGAAATTACAACAGGCACATTACTACGCAGAGCTTCTAATGGTGAAATTCCAAAAGGCTCTGATACACTTGGCATAACATATACATCGCTATAAGCGAACATTTTATCTACATCTGCTCCTTTTAAAAAGCCTGTAAAATGGAATTTATCTCCCAAGCGATAATGTGCAACCATTTTTACAATTCTAGGAAACATATCTCCAGAGCCAGCCATAACAAAACGGACATTTTCATCTTTTTTTAACACCTTACGAGCAGCTTCTACAAAATACTCAGGACCTTTTTGAAATGTAATTCGCCCCAAAAAAGTTACCACTTTCTCAGGAAATGGTCTTTCAACTTTTTCTCGAGTAGTAGCACTAAAAGCATCAGCTCCGTTATAAACTGTAAAAACTTTATCAGGAGATATGCCGTAGCGTTCAATAACAATATTTCTAGTTAAATTAGAAACAGTAACAACCCTATCAGCCTTGCTCATTCCTTCTCTTTCAAGATCATAAACAAGTTGATTCACATTTTCTCCAGACCTATCAAATTCAGTTGCATGCACATGCACTACTAATGGTTTTCCACTAACTTGCTTTGCTGCAATACCGGCAGAATATGTAAGCCAATCGTGTGCATGAATTACATCAAAATCATTTGAAGCAGCAACAGCACTCGCAATTAATGCATATCTTGAAACTTCAAACATTAAATTACGTCCGTAACTTCCTGAAAATAAATATCTATGGGAAAAAATACTATTAGTTTCAAACTCTTGTTTAAGTTTGTTTATATCCATTTTAGAGTAATCAATCGGACCAACATAAGGAATAATGCCTGATGCGATAGTCATGTATTTAATACGTTTCCAATATTCTTTATATTCAGACTCTTCTAGGTCTATTTCAATATCTGAAGCATTAACAAGATTTACTATGCTTGTGTCTTCATCACCATAAGCGCGAGGAACAACAAAAAGCACATCTGTATTTAAGCGAGCAAGAGACCTTGTCAACCCAAAACAGGCTGTACCTAATCCTCCAGTGATATGTGGTGGAAATTCCCACCCAAACATTAAAACCTTCATTAGTCTATATTGAATTTATCTAACATCCATTTTATTCTAATAATTTCAGCAACACTCCATGCTTGAGAAATAGTTCCTCCTGCTTTATGTGGAGGATCTCCAGAATACACTTCGCTTATAGAGCCAATTCCATGCTCAAACAAAGTTTCTTCCATGTTTTCGTAAATTCCCCTAACATGTTCGCAGCCTTCTTTACCATAAATTTTCAAATATCCTTCAGCATAATGACCTAAAAGCCAGGGCCATACAGTACCTTGATGATAAGCCAAATCCCTGTCTTTTATAAAACCTTCATAACTACCACGGTATTTTTCATCAACAGGGCTTAAAGTTCTCAATCCACGTGGTGTAAGCAATTCTTGTTGAATTTTTTCCAAAACAAGCTGTCTAATTTTCTCACTTATTGGAGTAAATGGTAATGAAGTTGCAAAAACCATATTTGATCTAACACTCCAATCCTTAAAATCTCCATCAACATAATCTGCTAAATATCCACGTTCCTTAGACCAAAAAACATCTTTAAATGACTCTTTTATTTTTTCAGCAATAGGTTTCCAATTCAAAACAAAATTATCGTCATTATTTTTTTCAGCAAGAGAAATAGTAAACATCACAGCATTATACCATAAAGCATTTATTTCTACAGGCATTCCACCTCTTTGCGTTACCGGCTTTCCATCAACAATAGCATCCATCCACGTTAAAGCCTTCCCTGGAATATAAGCATAAAGCAAACCATTTGGCTTCATTAATATTCCTTTTACTTTTTCATGACGCAAACCTTCTAAGATAATTTTTAATGTAGGAGAATAGTCTTTCCAAACATCTTTTTCAGAAGCTCCGGACATTAGTATATATTGCTGTAATGCCCAAAACAACCACAAAGGAGCATCAATTGAATTAAAAGCTGTATCCTTTCCCGAACCAACATTTGGTAATAATGGTCCGTCCATATCCTTAATTAAAGTATCAATAGCAGATTTAAAAGTTGAATCCATGCCGCGAGCCAAAGTGAGTCCGGGTAATGAAATTAACGTATCTCTACCCCATCTGCCAAACCAAGGATATCCTGCTATAATTTCAGTTCTTTTATCTTGAGTTACAATAAACTGATTTGCAGAATTATTTAAACAATTCCAATAATCATTTCTTGGAGTTCGTTTTTTCAATTCCCTACTAAAAAGCCGCCCAATAGCTTTGGGATCCATTTCTGTTGTACCAATTGAAATATAAAGCGGCGATTTTTTTGAAAGTTCTACTTCAAAATATCCGGGTGTAAAAAGATCTTCATGCCCGTCATAACCTCGCTCTAAATCTTTTGTATATTCAAAATTATAATACCAGTCAGGCACATGAGTATAAGAAGAATCACGCGATAATTGAAAATGTAAATAACTATATCCTCTATACATTCTTGTTTTTATGCCACCATTAATAACATTGTATTTTCTATTTAC encodes:
- a CDS encoding 30S ribosomal protein THX codes for the protein MGKGDMKTKRGKIHRGTYGKNRTRKVAKSTVASVKNEEEKAVKVKKTTTKPEVKSEAKPEVKEVKAEAPVKETKAKKTEAKPKKEATEQTSLFDNE
- a CDS encoding GtrA family protein → MRALFTAIGAWIRKIIDFFYPPFRKYMSRQFFYYGVTGSANLLFDWVLYFFIFNFIMNKQMLNLGFVTLSSHVATLILKFPIIFFSGFLLQKYVTFTLSDLRGKKQLYRYLIVILLNLLICYLGLKFFVEVLHIYPSISNIMISTLTVFISYYFQSKYTFKNTQAKKEKDLPQNSE
- a CDS encoding polysaccharide deacetylase family protein; this encodes MRSICFYFQVHQPFRLRNYRFFEIGKNHNYYDDYQNRYILRRVADKCYLPMNKLLLDLINEFGYRFKVSFSISGVALEQFSKYAPEVIDSFKELANTGCVEFLAETYAHSLASLKNEEEFVTQVRRQQQLLNDLIGYKSTAFRNTELIYSNDIGDMVYRMGFDTMLTEGAKHVLGWKSPNYLYCSAQNPKLKLLLKNFRLSDDIAFRFSQRSWEGWPLTAEKYVDWLNQIDHKEEVVNLFMDYETFGEHQWPETGIFDFMRALPRTVFANSNFSFVTPTEVANSLQPIASVHVPYPISWADEERDLTAWLGNDLQDDAFDTLYSLYEKINSITSYVKNLESISIENNYPQNINVKELNSLIDDWQKLQTSDHFYYMCTKWFADGDVHKYFNPYGTPYDAYINYMNVISDFILRLSKYSFFNKTKAASEVETVKITAEKATPKKKATTAKKTTTTTKKKTAATTKEATTASKKTTAATKEKTTTTKKKVASTKAATAATTAPKKTTAATKEKSAAATKEKTTTAKKKATTTNKKSASAEKGKK
- a CDS encoding glycosyltransferase family 4 protein yields the protein MKVLMFGWEFPPHITGGLGTACFGLTRSLARLNTDVLFVVPRAYGDEDTSIVNLVNASDIEIDLEESEYKEYWKRIKYMTIASGIIPYVGPIDYSKMDINKLKQEFETNSIFSHRYLFSGSYGRNLMFEVSRYALIASAVAASNDFDVIHAHDWLTYSAGIAAKQVSGKPLVVHVHATEFDRSGENVNQLVYDLEREGMSKADRVVTVSNLTRNIVIERYGISPDKVFTVYNGADAFSATTREKVERPFPEKVVTFLGRITFQKGPEYFVEAARKVLKKDENVRFVMAGSGDMFPRIVKMVAHYRLGDKFHFTGFLKGADVDKMFAYSDVYVMPSVSEPFGISPLEALRSNVPVVISKQSGVAEVLKHAIKIDFWDVDAMADSIYGILNYPALSKMFLKYGYKEVEEIKWDNAAASVLNVYKQLV
- a CDS encoding amylo-alpha-1,6-glucosidase codes for the protein MGYIKFDKTQLTNLEYALNKEILRTNSAGAYASTTIIGCNTRKYHGLLVCPQPAIDNELHVLLSCLDETIIQHETEFNLSIHRFPGTWSPKGHKYIESFHSETLSLIYQVGGVSLKKEMLFGVDDRIIIKYTLLDAHSKTTLRLRPFMAYRQRHTLSKSNQFVNRKYNVINGGIKTRMYRGYSYLHFQLSRDSSYTHVPDWYYNFEYTKDLERGYDGHEDLFTPGYFEVELSKKSPLYISIGTTEMDPKAIGRLFSRELKKRTPRNDYWNCLNNSANQFIVTQDKRTEIIAGYPWFGRWGRDTLISLPGLTLARGMDSTFKSAIDTLIKDMDGPLLPNVGSGKDTAFNSIDAPLWLFWALQQYILMSGASEKDVWKDYSPTLKIILEGLRHEKVKGILMKPNGLLYAYIPGKALTWMDAIVDGKPVTQRGGMPVEINALWYNAVMFTISLAEKNNDDNFVLNWKPIAEKIKESFKDVFWSKERGYLADYVDGDFKDWSVRSNMVFATSLPFTPISEKIRQLVLEKIQQELLTPRGLRTLSPVDEKYRGSYEGFIKDRDLAYHQGTVWPWLLGHYAEGYLKIYGKEGCEHVRGIYENMEETLFEHGIGSISEVYSGDPPHKAGGTISQAWSVAEIIRIKWMLDKFNID